ACCTAATTGTTTCAGAGCTGGTGACTCAATGTAGACCATTCCAATAAGACTAGCAAATGAAGGACCCTCTTTCCAACCTATTCAAAAATTTTAGCTTGTGATCTGAGCCTTAGGAGGTGAAAGAATTCATACTACTACTCTGCTCAATTTGAGTACTCATATGCATCTATATATGGAGAAAAATCAAGTTGAGGCTGACTGATATTGAAATATACTAAAAAGAGCCGATGTGATGCATGCAAAGTGATAtgacaaaataaataaaagaaaattaattgaAGACAAGTAGGTAAGTTCAACCTTTTATAAGTTTGTCAATTTAATGTTGACCGACTTAAAGATGCTCGGCAAATGGACCAATAATAAGCAATCAAAAGGgcaaggagccaaccaacaataaGCATGATTACTCCAAGCACACATTAAAGGTCCAAAAAAATTCAGTTCTTCGTCACGAGCCTAATTAACCATGCTTCATAACCTGCAATAGCCACACCACTTAGATATAGAAAATCACAGAATAGTTTATTGAGCTACTTTACATAAAATACATGTACCTGACGAATGGTAAATCTTTGTCTTCCTAGCAATTAAACATGGTAACTGATCCTTATCACCTATCTGATTCAGAACTACTGAAACTGCAACATTCTAGGCCGCAAACTCCACCGCTCAATGACTGAGATAGTGACTTTATCAGGCCGTATTCCTTTCAGTAGCATTTCATCGACCAAGTCTTCGGCTTTACAAACTTCACCAAGGTGACAGTAACCACAGACTAGTGCAGTGTACATACAAGCATCAGGTGACAACCCTCTTTCAATCATCTCAGAAAATAGTTTGTGTGCAAGCTGAACATATTCCAACCTGCAATACCCATCAATCAATACGTTATAGCAAATGACATCGAGTTTGATCTCCATTGTTCTCATGTTATGTAACAGCATTAAACACTTAGATCTCATTTTAACTTTGTCTTCTCTATTATTGTAATATTGACGACGAGTTTCTTTCAAGTGGCCATCCAATATAACTGTGAGTGCGAGCACATCAGCACTAATTCCACTTTCAATCATCTCAACAAACAATTGAAAAGCTTCATGTAAGCGATTGACCTTGCAGTATCCATCCATTAATGTAGTATATACTACAACATCTAGTGATAGTCCTCGTTTCAGCATGTCCTTGAACCAAACATGAGCACTCGTCATATCTCCAATCCGGGAATAAGCTCTAATAAGTTTGCTATAGCATATCTCATCTGGGGTAATTTGCCTACTTAACATCGACTTAAATACCACAGAGGCTCTCCTTATATCTCCCTCCTTACAAAGCTCAGTTATGAGCTTCGAGCAAGCAATTTCATTCACATGATATCCTTGCCTGAATAACCAAATAAAAAGTGCATAAGCCTCCACAGTACAATGAGTTTGCAGGTGACAAGAAACCATTGCACTGACTAGAAGGGAGCTTTGAGCAACTCCCCTCTCCACTAACGTGTTTAATAGTATGTTTGACTCCTCTAACTTTCCTTCTCTGCAAAGGCTGTCAATTACCAAATGATAGGTAATTTCATTTGGCTGTATGCCATGGTTGAACATGTAGGCTACAAGGTAAAATGCATCATCAACAGGACCATTTCTACAAAACCCTCTAGCAAGTATATTATATGTCACAGGATCAGGATCCACACTGATGTTCAGCATATGAATAAACACCTTCCGAGCATTAGCCATATCACCCTTATTGCAATACCCTTTTATCAAACTGGTGAAGTGGATTCTATCTGGAGATAATCCCTGACACTCCATCTCAAGGAGCAGTTTCACTGCTTCACTCATATTTCCCAACTTACAGTGGATATCTATTGCAATATTGTAAAGAATCTTGTCAAGCAAAATTCCTGACTCTCTAAATCTACAGAAGTACTCTAATGCTTTAGAAGTCATGCCCGCTTTACACAAATATTGGAGCAAGAGACTGACAATCACATGATCTGTTCTAATACCCTTGGATACCATCTCCTCATAAAGATCTAATGCCCTTAAGAGATTCCCACCTATGCAATGACCTTTGATGAGACATTGATAGCTGAATGCATCCGCAAGTATTCCTTGTCTGTTCATGTCCTCTAAAACGTTTTCTGCTTCTTGAACTCTCTTCTCTTTACACAACCTGCTAATCACTTTGTTATAAGCAACACGATCCAGAAGTATGCCGCTTTTTGTGATCACATTTAGAAGTACATAAGCCAAATCAGGTTTCCCATTGGTACACATTCCTTGTATAACAGTGTGATAAGTAATCCGATCGGGCTGAACACCCACCTCCCTCATCACATCCAAAACACCAAGAGTCTCATCCAGCTTCCCTTCCCGGCACAATGCCTTGATCAATATGGTGAATGCATAAGCATCCAGACCTATCCCAAACATCTTCATTTTATCGAACACCTGCAGTACCAAATCCGACTTGCCTCTTTCAGCTAGGTAGTTCATGAGATAACTGCAAGTCTTTATCACATGATCTGTTCTAATACCCTTGGAAACCATCTCCTCATAAAGATCTAATGCTCTTAAGAAATTTCCACCTATGCAGTGCCCTTTGACGAGACATCGATAGCTGAATGCATCTGCAACCACTCCTTGTCTTGTCATGTCCTCCAAAACGTTTTCTGCTTCTCGAACTCTCTTCTCTTTACACAACCTGCTAATCACTTTGTTATAAGCAATGCGACCCAAAAGTATGCCCCTTCCTGTGATCTCTTTAAGAAGTACATAAGCCGAATCAGGTTTCCCGTTGGTACACATTCCTTCTATAACGGTGTGATAAGTAATCCGATCGGGCTGAATGCCGACCTTCCTCATCACATCCAAAACACCAAGAGTCTCATCCAGCTTCCCTTCCCGACACAATGACTTGATCAATATGGTGAATGCATAAGCATCCAGATCtatgccaagcatcatcattttttCGAACACCTGAAGTACCAAATCCAAGTTGCCACTTTCAGCAAGGTAGTTCATGAGATAGCTGCAAGTCTTTATCGACGGCACGAATCCAAGGCTCGGCAGCTGGGACAACGCATCTGCAGCTTGTTGAGGCATCCTGCAGAGAACATACGCCTTGATCAGTGCATCAAAGACCACGATCATCACGCTAGTGCCGTAAGACCTCCGATAAAGAACGTCAAAGACATCCGAGACCTCGAAACCCAGACTCCTGGAATTCATCAAGAACATATCAGAGAACAAAAAAATCAGCCGTTTCCGATGACCTGCCTCGCCTAACACGCCAACGAGTTCAGAGTAAGTATCAAGAGTGTGTCGGAAGCCGAGGTTCTCAAACTCCTTGACGGAAGCGAAGGCAGCATAAGGATTCCGGAGGCGCAGCACGCGAAGGACGCGAGCAGAAGTCAAGTCGCAGTGGGGGGGTGAGAGCGGCGCGGTCCTCGGCTTCTCGTTCCCCTCCGTGACTTCTTGGAAAATGGTATTGTCGTCATCGTCGGCGGCGGCGGTTGCCCAACGGAAGGAGCGGCGGCAACCGGAAGCGATGGCGGCGGTGATCGGTCTGCTAAGAAGGAACGTTGGGAGTATACGAAGCCGTCCCATGGCTCTTCGGAAGTCGGCTGGTTATGCAGAACGGAAACATTGAGATGTGAGGATTGAGGCTATGGGGTTTGTGCGGGTCACAtgaagaagggaggaggagaggagaattCTGCGTGCTTGTCGATCTAGCGAAGGGAACGTTTGTGCCCGCGTGGTGTTCGTCCTAAAACCCTATGTTTTCCTGACGACTAAAAATTATTTCTGGGCCAAGATCTCAAGACAAGCCCATCATTACGCGATCAATTTGGTCCCTTTTATGCTGTCGACCCATTCAAAGCTAATGGGTCATGTTCGACTTAGTCATGCCGATTCATTTGACTATATGCTAAAAACCCGACAAAGTTTGTCTAAATCCACGTGGATTCTTCGCTACCGTTGATCTCAGTAGGGAACAGTTTTTAAAGCAACACAAAACCAGGAAAACAAGTATTGCATCAGGATTCTACATGTTTACAGTGTAACTCAACATAGTCTTCTTACATAAGCTACAACACCAAAGCTTCAAGAAAGTGAACCGATCACTGCCTATTTCGACATTACAAGCGTAGAGCAGAAAGGAACACGTCGAGTATGAGACTGCTGCTGTCACAAATCATCCAATTCAAGCTGCTACTGCACTAGAGCAAGCTGTCGGTCCGCGCCGGCAATCGACGGAAGAAGTTGGCAAGCGGAGATGGCAATTTGTGCCTGAACCTTGGATGCCTCATCACGTAGAACCCAGCCACGATTGCCACCACCTGGAACGGCGTCACGTACAGCAACGCCGCCATGAAGAGGCAGAACACCATGAACATCGCCGTGGCCCGAGGATCCCTCCATGACAGCAGCAGATGTAGTCTCTCACCTTGCGTCGCTATGTCGCCCACCACCGTCTGCATCTTTCCGGCCCAACTCCTCAGCCTATCATACCTCATCCTCACAATCTCCGGGCTGCGAGAGGTAGGAAACAGGTCGAATTCTTCGTCGAGTTCATCGGGGTGCACTTGCTCGACGTTGGAGATCTTCGTGTTCATGTGGGGGGGTTTGCGAGGGCGGAACCGGTAGTTCCAAACCCCTATAACAAACATGTagaggaagaccgtcggaagtatcAACTCAGGAAAGCAgacgagcatgaggaagaggatgTGCACTAGTATGGTCGTGATGGTGTTCTTCCACGCGCAAACCTGGCCGAACCATCTTCCCACTGCGACCAAGCCTGAGAAGACGGACATCAACCGGTAGATGTTGGCTCTGCTTCGGCGCATGCTCCACAAGTGAGATTGAGCGTCCGACATGTACTCCACGACCTCCTTCCGCAGAGGCGGCTCCATTCGGCCCAGCCGAGCGGCAACAAGTTGGACGGCTTGATGACGGAGCGTCTCTTGCTGAAGCAGCGGTAATGGACGTGTGTAGTGCATCTTGGGTAAGAGGGGCTTCGAGTATATGTACATCGTGTTGAGCATTGACGTCACCGAGAACCGTATGGCAAGGTGGAGCTCTCCCATCTTCTTCACGCCAGAGTTGTGGAGGACGAGCAGAGGATACGAGTTGGTGTAGATGCGTCCGGTTTCGAGGGTAGAAAGACGGATTCTTACCTTCCCGATCTTGGTGTCCTTGTTGCCATTGGAACTGAAGCTCTTCTCGCCGAGCTGGCAGTTGTCGAAGACTCCGACGGTGAGCACGGTGGCATGATCGTAGACGTCCCAGGTGTACTGCTCATTGAACCTTGGGCTGAGGTTGTCGACGACGGTACGAGTCCTCACCCACTTGTGCCCGTACTTGGCGACGCAGTAGGAGTCGCAGGCGCCCTTCCCCTCCCGTGTCTTCGTCGGGTGGAGCCCGTCGGCCGTCAGGATGCCAAGCTCGAGCACCCCGATCGGGGGCTTCCACAGCGGCTTCGCCGATGGTCGCAGGTCGCTGGTGTATTGAGTGGACTCATCGAGCACATGGTATCCTCCGTCGAGGCAGATGCGTACGTGAACCTTACTGGAGAACTTGTCTTCCTTAAGCTGGTCCAAGTCCACCACCACCGGCTTCTTGAGGTTGAACCATTTCGGGCGGATGTTCCGGTCATCGACGCGCTTATCCACGGACGTCAAAGGGATATGGACATGGGCGATCACCTCTTCCTTGCTGGGCCCAATGCGATCTTCTACGGATAGGACTAGTTGCTCCTCGAAAGGTTCTGCGGCCACAAACATGAACTCTTCATTCCACCGGAAGATCGGCATCCGAGACTGGATCGCCTTCGTCTTCATCATCTGGCTTCCGATTCGCGCTCTGCAAAGCACTTCCGGAATCCTACTCTTGTCGGACGCAAAGATATCGTGGGCTTCGATGATGTTGACTCGAACGTACCACAGCCTTGGCGCGTGGTAAACCTTTGCGCGGACGTAACTGTTCAGGATTTGGGCATCAACGGCCGGCGTAGCATCGGAGTGCGTCGCGTAGGCGAAGGCCTCGTCCGCTTGGGTTCCGTACCAAACGGCCAGCATCAGTTCGCCTTTGACCTTGTCCCCCTTCTTGTCCTCGAGCCGGTACCACTCCGGCGCCAGTGGGCTGTCGGGAGGAACTCGCGTAGGGACCTCGTTGAGATCGAAGCGCACGAGCCCCACGAGATCATCCGTGACGAGGACCTTGTCTTTGagcatgacctcgacggaggttgCTTGCAACCGGTCTTTAGCGATCGCGAACACGTGATTCCACTCGGGGTTGTGGTTCTTCTCGAAGTGCTTCGTGGTTCCCTTGAAGTTGCCGTGCCTCACCTCGACGTAAGGGTCAAGGCCCCCGGTGATGTCTTTGGCGGGTAATTCACGCGCCTTCACCACCCGCACGAAGAGGTACTCCATCTTTTCCACGAGGTCAAAGGCACCTGCCTTCTCCCCCTTGATCCTCCggcctccgacgatcttttcccCGCCAAGAGAAGGGCTGGTCTCTTTGAGCTGGAACTCCGCCGGCTGCTCCGAAAACATCCTAGCCGGAGTCGTTTCGGGCGTCATCCGCTCCTTCGACGCTGCAGTTGCTGCTCTCTGGTTCAGAGGTTGATGAACATAAGGAGTTGGAATAGATTGCGGGCGTAGGTCGCGAGGGCGGTCAAGGAGGAAGGATGAGCGACGCTGATGAACATTCACACGCTTGTTGGGCACGGCATTGACGTCCTTATATTTGTCGGTTCTTCTCGATATTTGGCCATCGTAATCGGCATCAAGATTCTGTTGGGCACGGCATTGACCTCCTTCGATGATTCTGTAGTTGGTCGCGGTAGATGAGAGATCGAGACTGGTCAACGAAACCGAATAGAGAAACAAGAGACGGACGAGTGACGACCAATGGAGAAGAAACAGCATCCTTTGTACGCCACCCTAGCAGTGCATAAACAAGTACAACCTGAATAAACTATAGAAAACGCACAGTATCCACCTATATAGAGGCCAATTGAAAGAGAAGAGTATCATCTAAAAAGAGTCGAAGAATACACGagagagaaatcaagagaagacttcaaaattaagagaaaaatctCCGAAATCAATAACTAAAGAATATATGAAATGCTACTAGAAAGATGATAAAATGCTTATCTCTCGATCAACATATGAAATTACACTaaacttttagaaaaaaaaagagagagagataattTAATGTCACTCTCCAATCTGAAAATGGGAACGGTACATGAACAACCTTAATTGATGATTTCCAGCTTAAGCATTATGCCTCTCGTCGATTTCTTGATCGAGGAGTCTTCTTTGACTTGCATAAAGAGAATAAGAAACTTTTCTAATGTCTAGTTGGGCTGCTATTGAAGGATTCTTTGCTGCCCACGACCTAATTAACGATGTAAGTATACAAACGTCAATAGTGGTGGGTCCCGCATGGGGGTTCGATTCTCCTATTGCCTCATGAATATTTGCCGATATAGGCCTTGACAGCACCAAccttattaaaataaattaagtaattaaaaagactctttttttaattttctcagTGAGCTACGTAGGTTTCTAGATTTTCCAAGGGACACCTTATCTTTTCATAATCTCTAAAATATCTTAAAAACGAAGCATCGATCACCGTCGATAAGGATTTAATAATATTATCTTCTACTAAATTTTTTTGAATAATCTTTAAGCTTTTATATAGCTTAtctagataaataaaaaaattgagataTTTAATTTCGCTCAATTTCTTAAGGGTCGATAAGATAAAAGTTACTAGTCTTGGCTTGTTATTTGCTCGTacttttgaaacattcaaagtatttgtactccttgtgttgagttggTCACTGTGATTCATCTTTTCATTgttatcgaacttctagaatgtaaAAAATTTTGCTCGAAAAGAGTAAAATTTCACTATGACTtgaagtaagtctctaatagttttagtcgtctttgggattgtatcatcttcttcATTATTTATATCGTCTACTCCTTTAAGTAGAAACGGTACAATACCATGTACTACTATATATTTCAttccttggtcgagcactcttgcatcgacTCAGAATCCTCCATTTTCGATTATCTTGATAAAAAGCTTATTAACATCGATCTTATGAAGTTTTCTGACCTCTACCCTTTAACTTtatctcggtacttagagtttgtcTTTGCATTCTCCAACTCTTTGACCATTTTCATGACcaacactctccctccatgagaataAGAGATTGATGACCTCACGGAAGTTTCGCCTCTGTTATACCATGGCACCGTAATGCCCATGAAACTATTATATGTTGTCTCGTATCTGCATGTTTATCTTCGTGATCAATAGATCCACCTCTACAATACTATAACACTCTTTCGAGTTGAACATCACTCAATCTTCTTTTTCTACTTAACACACTATTATATGTTGTCTCGTATATACATCTTTATCTTCGTGATCGATAGATCCACCTCTACGATATTGTAACACTCTTTCGAACACTCTTTGCCTCTTAAGTACAAAACATATACTATAAATATGTTCAAATATATTATAGCTAAATAAAATGGACTTAAAACCCAATATAaactaatttatataaaatatatatttttattattcgttTTGGAATAATAGTATCTGAATAGATAGGTTATGTCAGTATATTTGAATagggttataatatttttaacactCCATCGAGATATTATAAGTTTATTCAAAAACATAATAACTAAGGCTAATGGATTCAAAACCTAATTGAAACCaacttatatataaaaataatattttaaataattatttttattggttTAAAAATAAGAATAAACAAATAGGAGACTTTTTAAAtaggttttatagtggtttgaaaaATATAATAAACCTATTCAAGAACATTGTAATTAAAGAATTGGATCGATTCACCTTATATATCCAACCCAAAATTGATTGACCGATTCACTCTATATATCAATATATAAAGAATAAGAGAGCTATTATTATGTCGTGTTTGGGGTATTCTAATATTTTAAAAAGATAGAGACACtcctttaaaatatgaaaaaaaatgccTCCTTTGATTCAGTCAAATAAATTTGagaaatagtatatatatatatatatatatatatatatatatatatatatatatatatatatatatatatatataatagctaTAAAAACTTTAAACTTCACCAATGTACCTTTGAATTTCAATTGATATTAGTCCCTTTCTAAAGCTTTATaaattcttttaaaaaattaagcatatgatatctttaaatattttgaagTCAACTTAGCAAATTCCAACTACGGTCTGACTTGGTTAGTCCTCTTTTTTATAGATGCTGATAAAAGGGATATAtgttaaaaaaattgatattctTTAAACACAGCAAAGGTAGATATGTTAAACCCCCTAAAAATGTAGATATATGTCATAATTATTGGTAGCATTTGATACTCTTCAACACAGTAAAGGTAGATATACAAAACCTCATAATAATGAATTAAAGCATAATTTAGAACATCTCtttcttaaaataataataataataataatgagtgTTAACTTAGATATTTATCGAAGCCACATTAATTTGCTTGTGTCACTGTTGGTGTATTTTAAACCTACATAGACATGGATAATTCTAGCAACCATTATTCTACATCTTATTTTTGGATTCTTCCATGCAATAGTGATTGATAATGGTCCATTAGGTGGACCTCATCGATACCTACTATGATTATGAAGGATAGATATGAAAAATCTTATTCTTTATTTATGCATACAATAGCATTTAGAGATAGTAAAATTTTCTTGATGAATTATTTCGATTGGCAATTAATTTCCTCCCTTTAAAGCGTTTCtttattcatttatttaaaaaaatatttttttaataatttaatttattataatcttCCATGtgttttttcttcctttctttctgctATGTTAAAGAAAAAAATCTTCAAACTTTAGGAGTAGCAATTATTTGTCATCTCAAACTTTACTTAGATTTTCAAAGAAAATACAATATTTTAGTTAAAACTTTTGAAAGATGTAAATTTGCTTAAATCAAAGGacctataaattttgaaaaaaaaaagtaaaacacaAAATGGATTCTAAAGaatttatatttttcaaaaagatatatcgctcCCAAGAACTCGATGTATcgtataattaaataaattagtataattataattaaatatataatatattagtagaattataattaattataatagatTCGGACCAacctataaatttttattttgaagGGATAAacttataattaaatatattagtaTGATGAgggagtgttaaaataatatta
Above is a genomic segment from Musa acuminata AAA Group cultivar baxijiao chromosome BXJ3-4, Cavendish_Baxijiao_AAA, whole genome shotgun sequence containing:
- the LOC103998975 gene encoding pentatricopeptide repeat-containing protein At2g26790, mitochondrial isoform X1; this encodes MGRLRILPTFLLSRPITAAIASGCRRSFRWATAAADDDDNTIFQEVTEGNEKPRTAPLSPPHCDLTSARVLRVLRLRNPYAAFASVKEFENLGFRHTLDTYSELVGVLGEAGHRKRLIFLFSDMFLMNSRSLGFEVSDVFDVLYRRSYGTSVMIVVFDALIKAYVLCRMPQQAADALSQLPSLGFVPSIKTCSYLMNYLAESGNLDLVLQVFEKMMMLGIDLDAYAFTILIKSLCREGKLDETLGVLDVMRKVGIQPDRITYHTVIEGMCTNGKPDSAYVLLKEITGRGILLGRIAYNKVISRLCKEKRVREAENVLEDMTRQGVVADAFSYRCLVKGHCIGGNFLRALDLYEEMVSKGIRTDHVIKTCSYLMNYLAERGKSDLVLQVFDKMKMFGIGLDAYAFTILIKALCREGKLDETLGVLDVMREVGVQPDRITYHTVIQGMCTNGKPDLAYVLLNVITKSGILLDRVAYNKVISRLCKEKRVQEAENVLEDMNRQGILADAFSYQCLIKGHCIGGNLLRALDLYEEMVSKGIRTDHVIVSLLLQYLCKAGMTSKALEYFCRFRESGILLDKILYNIAIDIHCKLGNMSEAVKLLLEMECQGLSPDRIHFTSLIKGYCNKGDMANARKVFIHMLNISVDPDPVTYNILARGFCRNGPVDDAFYLVAYMFNHGIQPNEITYHLVIDSLCREGKLEESNILLNTLVERGVAQSSLLVSAMVSCHLQTHCTVEAYALFIWLFRQGYHVNEIACSKLITELCKEGDIRRASVVFKSMLSRQITPDEICYSKLIRAYSRIGDMTSAHVWFKDMLKRGLSLDVVVYTTLMDGYCKVNRLHEAFQLFVEMIESGISADVLALTVILDGHLKETRRQYYNNREDKVKMRSKCLMLLHNMRTMEIKLDVICYNVLIDGYCRLEYVQLAHKLFSEMIERGLSPDACMYTALVCGYCHLGEVCKAEDLVDEMLLKGIRPDKVTISVIERWSLRPRMLQFQ
- the LOC103998975 gene encoding putative pentatricopeptide repeat-containing protein At1g13800 isoform X2; translation: MPQQAADALSQLPSLGFVPSIKTCSYLMNYLAESGNLDLVLQVFEKMMMLGIDLDAYAFTILIKSLCREGKLDETLGVLDVMRKVGIQPDRITYHTVIEGMCTNGKPDSAYVLLKEITGRGILLGRIAYNKVISRLCKEKRVREAENVLEDMTRQGVVADAFSYRCLVKGHCIGGNFLRALDLYEEMVSKGIRTDHVIKTCSYLMNYLAERGKSDLVLQVFDKMKMFGIGLDAYAFTILIKALCREGKLDETLGVLDVMREVGVQPDRITYHTVIQGMCTNGKPDLAYVLLNVITKSGILLDRVAYNKVISRLCKEKRVQEAENVLEDMNRQGILADAFSYQCLIKGHCIGGNLLRALDLYEEMVSKGIRTDHVIVSLLLQYLCKAGMTSKALEYFCRFRESGILLDKILYNIAIDIHCKLGNMSEAVKLLLEMECQGLSPDRIHFTSLIKGYCNKGDMANARKVFIHMLNISVDPDPVTYNILARGFCRNGPVDDAFYLVAYMFNHGIQPNEITYHLVIDSLCREGKLEESNILLNTLVERGVAQSSLLVSAMVSCHLQTHCTVEAYALFIWLFRQGYHVNEIACSKLITELCKEGDIRRASVVFKSMLSRQITPDEICYSKLIRAYSRIGDMTSAHVWFKDMLKRGLSLDVVVYTTLMDGYCKVNRLHEAFQLFVEMIESGISADVLALTVILDGHLKETRRQYYNNREDKVKMRSKCLMLLHNMRTMEIKLDVICYNVLIDGYCRLEYVQLAHKLFSEMIERGLSPDACMYTALVCGYCHLGEVCKAEDLVDEMLLKGIRPDKVTISVIERWSLRPRMLQFQ
- the LOC103998104 gene encoding multiple C2 domain and transmembrane region protein 7 → MTPETTPARMFSEQPAEFQLKETSPSLGGEKIVGGRRIKGEKAGAFDLVEKMEYLFVRVVKARELPAKDITGGLDPYVEVRHGNFKGTTKHFEKNHNPEWNHVFAIAKDRLQATSVEVMLKDKVLVTDDLVGLVRFDLNEVPTRVPPDSPLAPEWYRLEDKKGDKVKGELMLAVWYGTQADEAFAYATHSDATPAVDAQILNSYVRAKVYHAPRLWYVRVNIIEAHDIFASDKSRIPEVLCRARIGSQMMKTKAIQSRMPIFRWNEEFMFVAAEPFEEQLVLSVEDRIGPSKEEVIAHVHIPLTSVDKRVDDRNIRPKWFNLKKPVVVDLDQLKEDKFSSKVHVRICLDGGYHVLDESTQYTSDLRPSAKPLWKPPIGVLELGILTADGLHPTKTREGKGACDSYCVAKYGHKWVRTRTVVDNLSPRFNEQYTWDVYDHATVLTVGVFDNCQLGEKSFSSNGNKDTKIGKVRIRLSTLETGRIYTNSYPLLVLHNSGVKKMGELHLAIRFSVTSMLNTMYIYSKPLLPKMHYTRPLPLLQQETLRHQAVQLVAARLGRMEPPLRKEVVEYMSDAQSHLWSMRRSRANIYRLMSVFSGLVAVGRWFGQVCAWKNTITTILVHILFLMLVCFPELILPTVFLYMFVIGVWNYRFRPRKPPHMNTKISNVEQVHPDELDEEFDLFPTSRSPEIVRMRYDRLRSWAGKMQTVVGDIATQGERLHLLLSWRDPRATAMFMVFCLFMAALLYVTPFQVVAIVAGFYVMRHPRFRHKLPSPLANFFRRLPARTDSLL